A single window of Paenibacillus sp. FSL H8-0537 DNA harbors:
- a CDS encoding metalloregulator ArsR/SmtB family transcription factor, translated as MEQHVEQHMEQHVEQKIQQMAEAYKLLADKTRLTIIALLKEKELCVCDITEMIGMSQPNASQHLRKLKAAGLLSEKKKGQWVYYSLNPEAEAYVQCVYEYLPSMKAQLAGLKNNSCGVQEEA; from the coding sequence ATGGAACAACATGTGGAACAACATATGGAACAACATGTGGAGCAAAAAATTCAACAGATGGCGGAAGCCTATAAATTGTTAGCGGATAAAACACGGTTAACGATTATTGCTTTGTTAAAAGAAAAGGAGCTTTGTGTCTGTGATATAACCGAAATGATAGGGATGTCTCAGCCGAATGCCAGCCAGCATCTTCGCAAGCTGAAAGCAGCAGGGCTGCTGAGCGAAAAGAAAAAAGGGCAGTGGGTCTATTATTCTTTAAACCCGGAAGCGGAAGCCTATGTACAATGTGTTTATGAATATTTGCCTTCCATGAAAGCACAATTAGCAGGCCTGAAAAATAACAGCTGCGGAGTACAGGAGGAAGCATGA
- a CDS encoding response regulator, with protein sequence MYKVLIVDDEIFVRKGLINLMNWAAMQFEICGEAENGKQAIELIERLKPNLVIVDIRMPMLDGLELIKHVKEEGDHQPLFIIISGHHDFTYAQQALRYNVSDYILKPVDKKELGATLKKVENTLNQMQLLSYTGEKPLAETIIATLLQTEPNDQVIQQISHILQLPAASPYTYVIAEIQDMQLPGSFDYLPAMQTALQRYMQREGTLPLVHVRENNQYGLIVPQAWLMQWGDNEHTAYAWLLDMLEKELGTTISLFIGSREEHLKRIDQSGSSANQCLNYRFAAGSRGIIMASEMLPLSLYYFDVDEELHSKLITEMEENVREGYEAVIHTIFEQFQQLRFAPDAVANTIRRSIIAVINTIRQFEGDEKELLLLNELLDWRNKYRNLNQLRHICLRFVEESAGYIAAKRSEKGKGSIEKIKKYIDANFTDNINLKGIAAKFYMNPVYLGQLFRKSYGMYFNEYLLSLRIEEAKRLLRQTNNRMYKIAELVGFPNSDYFATQFEKLEKMTPTDYRNKIIGRK encoded by the coding sequence ATGTATAAGGTGCTCATTGTGGATGACGAAATATTTGTGCGAAAGGGCCTGATCAATTTAATGAATTGGGCCGCCATGCAATTCGAAATATGCGGAGAAGCAGAAAACGGAAAGCAAGCTATTGAGCTAATTGAACGACTGAAGCCTAATCTGGTTATTGTTGATATTAGGATGCCTATGCTCGATGGTCTCGAGCTGATCAAGCATGTGAAGGAGGAGGGAGACCATCAGCCGTTATTTATCATTATAAGCGGTCATCATGATTTTACTTATGCACAGCAAGCCTTGCGCTACAATGTATCGGATTATATTTTGAAGCCAGTGGACAAGAAAGAACTGGGCGCCACTTTGAAAAAGGTGGAAAATACGCTGAATCAAATGCAGCTGTTGTCATATACAGGAGAGAAACCGCTCGCTGAGACCATCATCGCAACCTTGCTGCAGACAGAGCCCAACGACCAGGTCATTCAGCAAATTTCCCATATCTTGCAGCTTCCGGCCGCTTCTCCTTACACTTATGTCATTGCAGAAATACAGGATATGCAGCTACCCGGATCATTCGATTATTTACCGGCCATGCAGACGGCGCTTCAGCGGTATATGCAGCGCGAAGGGACGCTTCCGCTCGTTCATGTGCGCGAGAACAATCAGTATGGACTTATTGTCCCACAAGCATGGCTAATGCAATGGGGCGATAACGAGCATACGGCTTATGCCTGGCTGCTGGATATGCTTGAGAAAGAGCTGGGAACGACGATAAGCTTATTCATCGGAAGCAGGGAGGAGCATCTTAAGCGCATTGACCAGTCTGGGAGCAGCGCAAACCAATGCCTGAATTACCGTTTTGCTGCAGGCTCGCGCGGTATTATAATGGCTTCTGAGATGCTCCCGCTGTCCTTATATTATTTTGACGTAGATGAAGAATTGCACAGCAAATTGATTACCGAGATGGAAGAGAATGTGCGTGAGGGCTATGAGGCTGTCATCCATACTATTTTTGAACAATTTCAGCAATTGCGTTTTGCTCCAGACGCGGTCGCCAATACCATCAGACGGAGTATTATTGCGGTCATAAACACCATCAGACAATTTGAAGGGGACGAGAAGGAGCTGCTGCTGCTGAATGAGCTACTGGATTGGCGAAATAAATACCGCAACCTGAATCAGCTTCGGCATATATGCTTGCGTTTTGTAGAAGAATCGGCTGGCTATATAGCCGCAAAGCGAAGTGAAAAAGGAAAGGGCAGCATTGAGAAAATAAAAAAATATATTGATGCTAATTTTACGGATAATATAAATTTGAAAGGAATCGCAGCAAAATTTTATATGAATCCAGTTTATCTCGGTCAGCTCTTTCGCAAAAGCTATGGCATGTATTTTAATGAGTATTTGCTTTCACTGCGCATTGAAGAAGCCAAGCGGCTGCTGCGGCAAACGAACAACCGTATGTATAAAATCGCAGAGCTCGTTGGATTTCCGAATTCGGATTACTTTGCAACACAATTTGAAAAATTGGAAAAAATGACTCCGACAGATTATCGCAATAAGATTATTGGCAGAAAATAA
- a CDS encoding ABC transporter permease subunit, with protein MLMLMSLPFLAWVILFKYVPLWGWTIAFQKFKPAKDLFDQKWVGLDNFTFLFKEEAFYLVLRNTIVMSSINLVLGFITAIVLALLLNELRNVYFKRTVQTISYLPHFISWVVAANIVQTALSPEGIVNILLLKLQLIDQPILWLGKGEYFWGILGISEIWKNVGWNTIIYLAAILTIDPAQYEAAEMDGASRLQRIWHITLPGMRPVIVILLIMNLGFILESGFEPQYLLGNSMNVDYSENLDIFVLKYGMQMNNYGLATAAGMFKTVVSFIFLIAANHIAKRLGQSRLY; from the coding sequence ATGCTCATGCTGATGTCTTTGCCATTTTTAGCTTGGGTCATCTTATTCAAGTACGTTCCGCTTTGGGGCTGGACGATCGCTTTTCAAAAGTTCAAGCCGGCTAAGGATCTTTTTGATCAAAAATGGGTTGGGCTTGATAACTTCACGTTTTTATTTAAAGAAGAGGCCTTTTATCTCGTATTGCGCAACACGATTGTCATGAGTTCCATTAATCTCGTATTAGGATTCATAACAGCTATTGTATTAGCGCTGCTGCTTAATGAGCTGCGCAACGTTTATTTCAAAAGAACGGTGCAAACGATTAGCTACTTACCTCACTTTATTTCCTGGGTTGTTGCGGCAAACATTGTGCAAACCGCACTTTCTCCCGAGGGTATTGTCAACATCCTGCTGCTGAAGCTGCAGCTGATTGATCAGCCTATTCTCTGGTTAGGTAAAGGAGAATATTTCTGGGGCATTCTAGGGATATCTGAAATATGGAAAAATGTAGGCTGGAACACCATCATCTATCTTGCTGCCATTTTAACGATCGACCCTGCGCAATATGAGGCGGCAGAAATGGATGGAGCGTCACGTTTACAGCGTATTTGGCATATTACACTCCCAGGCATGAGACCGGTCATTGTCATTTTATTAATTATGAATCTTGGATTTATTCTTGAATCTGGATTTGAGCCGCAATACTTGCTCGGCAATAGTATGAACGTGGACTATTCAGAAAATCTTGATATATTTGTTTTGAAATATGGCATGCAGATGAATAACTATGGTTTGGCAACGGCAGCCGGTATGTTTAAGACGGTTGTCAGCTTTATCTTTCTGATCGCAGCGAACCATATTGCGAAACGGTTAGGTCAAAGCAGGCTCTACTAA
- a CDS encoding ABC transporter substrate-binding protein has protein sequence MINKKWLKTSMAIIMASALLIAGCSNGGEKNAGNNEAGKTEGSEVSTEPVTFTYFGFGSNKDVLASDTTIGKVLEQQTGVDWKMEFVVGDASTKSGVMIAGGEYPDVISPVAELEKLIDAGALIPLNDLIEKHAPNIKRVYGDYMDKIKSEDGNIYILPYTANVNGYLTEPDIGQGAFWIQRRVLKEFGYPEVKTLDQYFELIEKYQAKYPTMDGKSTIGFITSAGVSGDFYSITNVPMHLAGYPNDGNVMVDMNTHEAKVYAASDFEKKWLSALNDINSKGLLDPETFTANKDQYLAKLTSGRVLGYFNYGWQTGDATNNLKAAGNDDLRYVGLPIVFDESIKDAYIDPPAFVNNRGIGISVSAKDPVRIIKYWDNLLTEENQKLVQWGQEGETYSKNEEGRFVMDKEQLANRNDNQFKRSYGWAYFDYEWPRYGSNSVFEDGNSYSVGNQPEVAAANYTEGDLKLLESYKVETFSKMFAQPVERPWYPAWSILKEQGSPEQIYNQKSEDLQKKYYPKLVFASKSAYESIWNEYVKEFGKLDVAGFEAFITNKVKERVAGNW, from the coding sequence ATGATCAACAAGAAATGGCTAAAGACAAGTATGGCAATTATAATGGCTTCGGCACTGCTTATTGCAGGCTGCAGCAATGGTGGAGAAAAGAACGCTGGTAACAATGAGGCAGGTAAGACGGAGGGCTCCGAAGTAAGTACAGAGCCGGTAACCTTTACTTACTTTGGCTTCGGCTCAAACAAGGATGTGCTTGCCAGCGACACGACCATCGGCAAGGTGCTCGAGCAACAAACAGGTGTTGACTGGAAGATGGAATTTGTCGTCGGCGATGCGAGCACAAAGTCTGGTGTTATGATTGCCGGGGGAGAATATCCCGACGTTATATCTCCAGTTGCGGAGCTTGAGAAGCTGATTGATGCAGGAGCGCTTATTCCATTAAATGATTTAATCGAGAAACATGCCCCGAACATTAAGCGGGTATATGGCGATTACATGGATAAAATCAAGAGCGAGGACGGAAATATTTATATTCTTCCATATACCGCCAATGTCAACGGATATTTGACTGAGCCGGACATTGGGCAAGGCGCTTTCTGGATTCAACGCCGCGTATTGAAGGAATTTGGCTACCCTGAAGTGAAGACACTCGATCAATATTTTGAGCTGATTGAGAAATATCAAGCCAAATATCCTACGATGGACGGTAAAAGTACAATCGGATTCATTACTTCCGCAGGTGTGTCAGGTGATTTCTACTCCATTACGAACGTGCCTATGCATTTAGCCGGATATCCAAACGACGGCAATGTAATGGTTGATATGAACACCCATGAAGCTAAAGTGTATGCAGCTTCGGATTTCGAGAAGAAATGGCTGTCTGCATTGAATGATATAAACAGCAAAGGCTTGCTTGATCCAGAGACCTTTACAGCTAACAAGGACCAGTATCTTGCAAAGCTGACTTCCGGTCGTGTGCTTGGGTACTTCAACTATGGATGGCAGACAGGAGATGCTACCAACAACCTTAAGGCTGCTGGCAATGACGATCTTCGTTATGTAGGGCTCCCAATCGTATTCGACGAAAGTATTAAAGATGCTTACATCGATCCTCCTGCATTTGTCAACAATCGCGGGATCGGGATTTCCGTTAGTGCAAAGGACCCTGTCCGTATTATTAAATATTGGGATAACCTGCTGACCGAAGAGAATCAGAAGCTGGTTCAATGGGGGCAAGAAGGTGAAACCTACTCCAAGAACGAAGAAGGCCGCTTCGTGATGGATAAGGAACAGCTTGCCAATCGTAATGATAATCAGTTTAAACGTTCTTACGGATGGGCGTATTTTGATTATGAATGGCCGCGTTATGGCAGCAACTCTGTATTTGAGGATGGCAATTCCTACAGTGTAGGCAATCAGCCTGAAGTAGCGGCTGCGAATTATACAGAAGGCGATCTCAAATTGCTTGAATCCTATAAAGTGGAAACCTTCTCCAAGATGTTTGCGCAGCCGGTGGAACGACCATGGTATCCTGCTTGGAGTATTTTGAAGGAGCAAGGCTCTCCCGAACAGATTTATAATCAAAAATCCGAGGATTTGCAAAAGAAATACTATCCTAAACTGGTGTTTGCATCCAAGTCAGCCTATGAATCCATCTGGAACGAGTATGTGAAAGAATTCGGCAAGCTGGACGTTGCTGGCTTTGAAGCATTTATTACAAACAAGGTGAAGGAACGTGTTGCAGGCAATTGGTAA
- a CDS encoding carbohydrate ABC transporter permease yields MSQAKSTRKAYFSSPDKIFDVCNIIFMLLLIVVTLYPFLNMFALSFNDANDSIRGSIYIWPRDWTLRNYDYIFNESAIFHATFISIARTIVGTVVSVFCTAMLAYTISRPEYVFKKFVTIIFIFTMYFSGGLIPNYLLTKELDLLNTFWVYIIPGIIGVFNMIVIRSFIEGLPEGIMESARIDGAGDFTTFMRIVLPLTVPALATVSLFVAVYQWNSWFDVFLYNSSSLNLSTLQYELMKVLSTSSTTTSSGGTAADAFANAQGNVTMVTPTSIRATMTIVASLPIIIVYPFLQKYFVQGMTVGGVKG; encoded by the coding sequence ATGAGTCAAGCCAAATCAACTCGTAAAGCATACTTTTCTTCCCCTGATAAAATATTCGATGTGTGCAATATCATTTTTATGCTATTGCTGATCGTTGTAACGCTGTACCCTTTCTTGAATATGTTTGCTCTTTCCTTTAATGATGCCAATGATTCCATTCGTGGGAGTATCTATATTTGGCCTCGTGATTGGACGCTGCGAAATTATGATTACATCTTCAATGAGTCCGCTATTTTCCATGCAACCTTTATTTCTATAGCGCGCACGATCGTAGGAACAGTAGTCTCTGTGTTTTGTACAGCGATGCTAGCCTATACAATCAGCCGCCCGGAATATGTTTTCAAAAAGTTTGTGACCATCATTTTTATTTTTACGATGTATTTCAGCGGAGGTTTAATTCCGAACTACTTGCTGACGAAAGAACTGGACTTGCTGAACACCTTTTGGGTCTATATTATTCCCGGAATTATTGGTGTCTTTAACATGATTGTCATTCGTTCCTTTATTGAAGGCTTGCCCGAAGGAATTATGGAGTCGGCAAGAATTGATGGCGCTGGGGACTTTACGACGTTTATGCGTATTGTTCTGCCTCTTACCGTACCGGCCCTCGCGACGGTTTCGCTATTTGTAGCGGTTTATCAATGGAACTCCTGGTTTGATGTTTTTCTATATAACTCTTCCAGTCTTAATTTAAGTACACTGCAATATGAGCTGATGAAGGTACTCTCAACATCAAGCACAACTACCAGCTCAGGCGGAACAGCAGCTGATGCCTTTGCCAATGCACAGGGCAATGTAACGATGGTAACACCGACTTCGATTCGAGCAACGATGACGATTGTTGCCAGTCTGCCGATTATTATCGTTTATCCATTCTTGCAAAAGTATTTTGTGCAAGGGATGACTGTCGGCGGTGTGAAGGGATAA
- a CDS encoding sensor histidine kinase, whose translation MFKFSLHHLKLRNKLIFIYIVCVFIPIVLTNIMFYNVMTTKIKNQKKADAELAITQMKKELGVAIDDAAGITYLYSIDKSLIHHLNTEYKTYDQYIESLASISNIFNRSDKEYKMLSSAVIMSDNPTILVSGDIVKLDDAIRASDWYQHVEDYSNTYPFLHVTPDNISVIQKISDQRDQAYEHIIKIDLNMEYIAQLIALSSFEGDIYILDPSNQVRYSHLVNGQLGDQLAAGDKWTVNEIKKPDEPIVIQKQYHDRRYMEGWTLYGVMDEKKILYEVRQSGQFILWFAIINFLVPTLIIIMVSRSIHSRIKDILVHMKSVRNKTIGRIPYNRERDEIGELAVEFNRMSERIENLINDVYVADIQKKELEIRQRQAQLHALHSQINPHFLFNALETVRMRSLMKGESETANTIHNMAKIFRKSISWKRSFVTIRDELELIESFLEIQKYRFDNKLQFQIAVEQSLLEYEIPKMTLLPFVENASIHGVESSPGIGFITIQIGQDKGRILFVIADNGGGMSEEKLEELHHYFSEDVTMGDSVGMKNVLTRLKLCYGDSFDYTIDSHAGKGTRIMLRLPMGNANH comes from the coding sequence GTGTTCAAATTTAGTCTGCATCATTTAAAGCTGCGAAACAAGCTGATTTTCATCTATATCGTTTGCGTATTTATTCCCATTGTGCTGACGAATATTATGTTTTACAACGTCATGACCACTAAAATAAAAAATCAGAAGAAGGCAGACGCGGAACTGGCAATTACGCAGATGAAAAAAGAACTTGGCGTCGCCATTGATGATGCCGCAGGCATTACCTATTTGTATTCCATTGATAAATCGCTGATCCATCATCTGAATACAGAATATAAAACCTACGATCAATATATCGAGTCGCTTGCATCCATTTCCAACATTTTCAACCGTTCGGACAAGGAATATAAAATGCTGAGCTCGGCTGTCATCATGAGTGATAATCCGACTATTTTGGTCTCTGGCGATATAGTCAAGCTTGATGATGCGATCCGGGCCAGCGACTGGTATCAGCATGTGGAAGATTACAGCAATACGTATCCGTTTTTGCATGTAACGCCGGACAACATCAGTGTCATTCAAAAAATATCAGATCAGCGTGATCAAGCCTACGAGCATATAATAAAGATTGATTTAAACATGGAGTACATTGCTCAATTAATAGCACTCTCCAGCTTTGAGGGCGATATCTATATTTTGGATCCAAGCAATCAGGTTCGCTACAGCCATCTAGTTAATGGGCAGTTGGGCGACCAGCTAGCGGCAGGCGACAAATGGACGGTCAATGAGATTAAAAAGCCAGATGAGCCGATTGTCATCCAAAAGCAATATCATGATAGACGTTATATGGAAGGCTGGACGTTATATGGCGTAATGGATGAAAAGAAGATATTGTATGAGGTGCGACAGTCAGGACAGTTTATTTTGTGGTTCGCGATCATAAATTTTCTTGTCCCTACCCTCATCATCATCATGGTATCCCGTTCCATCCATTCGCGAATAAAAGATATTTTAGTGCACATGAAGTCAGTGAGGAACAAAACGATTGGAAGAATCCCCTATAATCGGGAACGGGATGAGATTGGCGAGCTTGCCGTTGAATTTAATCGTATGAGCGAGCGAATAGAAAATTTGATTAATGATGTTTATGTAGCGGATATCCAAAAAAAGGAGCTGGAAATACGTCAAAGACAAGCACAGCTTCATGCGCTGCACAGCCAAATCAATCCTCATTTTTTGTTTAATGCACTGGAAACGGTCCGTATGCGAAGCCTGATGAAGGGAGAATCAGAAACGGCCAACACCATTCATAATATGGCTAAAATATTCCGCAAGTCGATTTCGTGGAAGCGCAGCTTCGTTACGATACGTGATGAACTGGAATTGATTGAAAGCTTTCTGGAAATCCAAAAGTATCGGTTTGACAATAAGCTGCAGTTCCAGATTGCTGTTGAACAATCCTTACTGGAATATGAAATACCGAAAATGACTTTGTTGCCCTTCGTAGAAAATGCCAGCATTCACGGCGTTGAAAGCAGTCCCGGAATAGGCTTTATTACCATTCAAATTGGACAAGACAAGGGACGGATTTTATTTGTTATTGCCGATAATGGAGGCGGCATGAGCGAAGAAAAACTGGAGGAGCTGCATCATTACTTTTCCGAGGACGTTACAATGGGCGATTCGGTAGGCATGAAAAATGTGTTAACACGCTTGAAGCTTTGTTATGGAGATTCGTTTGATTACACGATAGACAGCCATGCGGGGAAAGGCACACGTATTATGCTGCGCTTGCCAATGGGTAATGCAAATCATTAA